DNA sequence from the candidate division WOR-3 bacterium genome:
GGCACACTGTCTCGCCCTCCTTGACGAACTCCCCGATGCCCCCAAGCTGGTCAATCGCGGTCTTGACCAACTTGTTCTTGTCTCCGCGGGCCACGCCGAGCACCGGCCCGGCCGGCTCGGTCTTGGTATCGGCCCCGAAAAGCTGGCGCGGCCAGAACGCCGCGAATGCAACACCAAGCCCGGCCACGATGAACTCCCTCCTCGTAAGGCCGTGGCTCGGTCCATGGTTCTCCTGCGTTACGAATTCTGTCCGTCCGAGACCGCTCCTCGGTCTCACTGGCTTCGGCTTCCATTGCGTGTGCTTCGTAATCATCATCTCATTCCTTGATGGCTGCCCATATGTTACCGGCAAAGAACTTCGCAACTGCAAGTCCTGGGTCGGTTGCGTCCTGAATTGTGACCCAGACATAGAACCGGTCGCCCCAGAAGTCTACCTTGTAGCTGAACAGACTTTGCTCGATTCGGGCCGCGGCGCCGGGGTTATCCTGAGTCCAGGGTACTTCGCTGCCGGTCGTTACCGCCTCATATACCTTGCGGGCGTTGGCAGTATCGGCCATGTCGAAGACCCGCACTTCAAGCTCGACCTGGTTCGAACCGACCGTACCAGAGTACTTCTGGAACGCGCACTTCACGAATCCGTTGTCAATGTAGGGCTGGGCCTCACCGTCAATCATGTCGTAGAGTTGCTGTCCGG
Encoded proteins:
- a CDS encoding DUF6599 family protein is translated as MTGEIQTRDTGFRSVLVVGRRLLTVAGLCLCLGLVFCGCNQGPAAKDVVDLIPLDNDISGWTRTGPMQIAETGQQLYDMIDGEAQPYIDNGFVKCAFQKYSGTVGSNQVELEVRVFDMADTANARKVYEAVTTGSEVPWTQDNPGAAARIEQSLFSYKVDFWGDRFYVWVTIQDATDPGLAVAKFFAGNIWAAIKE